A single genomic interval of Rhizobium leguminosarum bv. trifolii WSM1325 harbors:
- a CDS encoding conserved hypothetical protein (KEGG: reh:H16_A1246 hypothetical protein), with amino-acid sequence MTIPTVDAFSPANEANLLRETEHARLRALINADIVRAQQLHAPDFQLITPIGATLSKEEYLGAIASGQINYLIWEPADIAVRLYDGVAVLRYRAQLEVVFGGHKVALNDYWHTDTYERHDGRWMVVWSQATAIN; translated from the coding sequence ATGACAATCCCGACCGTCGACGCATTCTCGCCGGCCAATGAGGCCAACCTTCTTCGCGAGACGGAGCACGCGAGGCTGCGTGCCCTGATCAACGCCGATATTGTTCGGGCACAACAGCTTCACGCTCCGGACTTCCAGTTGATAACGCCGATCGGTGCCACGCTTTCCAAGGAAGAATATCTAGGTGCGATCGCCTCCGGGCAGATCAACTACTTGATCTGGGAGCCCGCTGACATTGCCGTGCGGCTTTATGACGGAGTCGCTGTTCTTCGGTATCGTGCTCAGCTGGAGGTTGTCTTCGGCGGCCACAAAGTCGCCCTCAACGACTACTGGCACACTGACACTTATGAGCGGCATGACGGACGATGGATGGTGGTCTGGTCCCAAGCCACAGCCATCAACTAG
- a CDS encoding Peptidase M15A (PFAM: Peptidase M15A; protein of unknown function DUF882~KEGG: rec:RHECIAT_CH0000425 hypothetical protein), which yields MQNAILLAIAGLFAFQSATGAVGQDMKRHAVHLAKHQARLAYTVQTVSVRAGCFPGRLRAVLSHIAAKTGRRPVITSGHRPHPRRHGSLHGKCLAADFRMPGLSERTIIAAARSAPGIGGIGSYCNGIIHVDVGPQRRWVDC from the coding sequence ATGCAGAACGCAATTTTGCTCGCCATAGCAGGCCTTTTCGCCTTTCAATCAGCAACGGGTGCCGTCGGTCAAGATATGAAAAGGCATGCCGTTCATCTTGCAAAACATCAGGCACGTCTCGCCTACACGGTCCAGACCGTCAGCGTTCGTGCCGGCTGCTTTCCAGGGCGCCTGCGAGCGGTCCTGTCGCATATTGCTGCAAAGACCGGCCGACGCCCGGTGATAACCTCGGGCCACAGGCCGCATCCCCGCCGCCATGGCTCCCTGCACGGAAAATGTCTGGCGGCCGATTTCAGGATGCCCGGCCTGTCGGAGCGCACGATCATTGCTGCTGCAAGAAGCGCGCCGGGCATCGGCGGCATCGGCAGCTATTGCAACGGCATCATTCATGTCGACGTCGGACCGCAGCGACGATGGGTGGATTGCTGA
- a CDS encoding NAD-dependent epimerase/dehydratase (PFAM: NAD-dependent epimerase/dehydratase; 3-beta hydroxysteroid dehydrogenase/isomerase; Male sterility domain; short-chain dehydrogenase/reductase SDR~KEGG: hne:HNE_3360 NAD-dependent epimerase/dehydratase family protein), translating to MSITSDNSNGATVLVTGIGGFLAGHIALQLLKQGYRVRGSLRSIGTSAATVGQLGAHTDGQLQNLGLVQADLDSDSGWAAAVEGCDYVIHTASPFPPGYPENENALIQTARDGALRVLREAHRARVKRVVLTSSIAATNHGDGRAPFTEENWTDPESPRATPYYKSKTLDLAVINPSVILGPLLGPNFGTSVGLIHHLMTGRFNGIPRFGFSVVDVRDTADAHIRAMTDPAAGGQRFIIGGRFFWLKDLVAILAHSFPDHASRLPSGEVSDEIVRVMAQSDPDARTIVHELNRDLSVSAAKAHRVLGWRSRPEEQCIRASAQSLIDLGLVPA from the coding sequence ATGAGTATCACGTCAGATAATTCTAATGGCGCCACCGTACTGGTGACCGGCATTGGCGGATTTCTCGCAGGCCACATTGCCTTGCAGTTGCTCAAGCAGGGGTATCGGGTCAGAGGAAGCCTGCGCAGCATCGGTACAAGCGCTGCGACGGTCGGTCAGCTTGGAGCGCACACCGACGGGCAACTGCAAAATCTCGGTTTGGTGCAGGCCGATCTTGACAGCGATAGCGGTTGGGCTGCGGCTGTCGAAGGATGCGACTATGTCATTCACACCGCATCGCCGTTCCCTCCGGGATATCCCGAAAATGAGAATGCACTGATCCAGACAGCCCGCGATGGTGCGTTGCGCGTGCTTCGCGAGGCGCATCGGGCACGGGTCAAACGTGTTGTTCTGACATCCTCCATAGCTGCCACCAACCATGGCGACGGGCGGGCGCCCTTTACCGAAGAGAATTGGACCGACCCGGAAAGCCCGCGGGCGACGCCCTATTACAAATCTAAGACGCTCGATCTGGCCGTGATCAATCCAAGCGTCATCCTCGGGCCGTTGCTCGGGCCGAATTTCGGGACGTCTGTTGGATTGATCCACCATTTGATGACGGGACGATTCAACGGTATCCCGCGCTTTGGCTTCTCCGTCGTGGATGTGCGTGATACCGCCGATGCCCACATTCGAGCGATGACCGATCCTGCTGCCGGCGGCCAACGGTTCATCATCGGTGGACGGTTTTTCTGGCTCAAGGACCTTGTGGCCATTCTTGCCCATTCCTTTCCCGACCATGCCTCCCGCCTGCCGTCCGGCGAAGTCTCTGACGAGATCGTCAGGGTCATGGCGCAATCCGACCCCGATGCACGAACCATTGTTCATGAGCTCAATCGCGACCTCAGTGTCAGTGCGGCAAAAGCCCACCGCGTCCTCGGGTGGCGCTCACGTCCAGAAGAGCAATGCATCCGCGCCAGCGCCCAAAGCCTCATCGACTTGGGATTGGTGCCGGCCTAG
- a CDS encoding transcriptional regulator, TetR family (PFAM: regulatory protein TetR~KEGG: mes:Meso_3334 transcriptional regulator, TetR family) — protein sequence MVTKCQSVQMTQNDRKIAQILDAALPVFVRFGFRKTSMADIARAAGISRASLYLSFNSKEELFRAGSMRAHTLALDEVGAALAGQGNALDRMEMAIAVFQRELIAPFGGSSDAEELFAANMALAADITLDARTRLSTMLTQTLNAAAETKEIDLGPLQASPLQLANIMMAAMDGIKHAQWNGSSLDDDTKLFMRLLRVAVTPRSGQ from the coding sequence ATGGTCACGAAATGCCAGTCTGTCCAAATGACGCAGAATGATCGAAAAATCGCTCAAATCCTGGATGCTGCCCTGCCTGTGTTCGTGCGCTTCGGCTTTCGCAAGACTTCCATGGCCGACATTGCGCGCGCCGCAGGAATTTCGCGAGCATCGCTCTATCTGAGCTTCAACAGCAAGGAAGAGCTTTTCCGAGCCGGCTCCATGCGAGCGCATACTCTCGCATTGGATGAGGTGGGAGCGGCCCTGGCAGGACAGGGGAACGCGCTTGACCGCATGGAAATGGCCATAGCAGTGTTTCAGCGGGAGTTAATCGCCCCTTTTGGCGGCAGTTCCGATGCAGAAGAACTGTTTGCCGCCAATATGGCCTTGGCTGCGGATATCACGCTCGACGCGCGGACACGGCTATCGACTATGCTGACACAGACGCTGAATGCAGCTGCGGAAACCAAGGAAATCGATCTCGGACCACTGCAGGCCTCGCCTCTTCAACTGGCCAATATCATGATGGCTGCAATGGATGGGATCAAACACGCGCAATGGAATGGTTCCAGCCTCGATGACGATACAAAACTATTCATGCGCCTCTTGCGGGTGGCGGTGACGCCGCGGAGCGGCCAATAG